A section of the Deinococcus aerolatus genome encodes:
- a CDS encoding VWA domain-containing protein — MSPLPFLSLLPLLTPVPMSAGTVLGLSTPPLHFVIAADMTGSSKNPAYRYAEQARVLSQSIMLNQLRSGDTLTLLRICEGVQTVADFKFMSKNGARMGKADILRYTGALTQPCTGRGSAITAGLSKANALLARTTGVGGVVVLFSDGALLDDPERAKLPTIFDKLLGRKDTRQLFFAGLSPEKDKNGDSIRDGFVKALGKAGDDARVLMAGAFDLNNVYPTFADAVKKARR; from the coding sequence ATGTCCCCCCTCCCCTTTCTGTCTCTGTTGCCCCTGCTGACCCCCGTTCCCATGAGTGCGGGCACGGTGCTGGGGCTGAGTACGCCGCCGCTGCATTTCGTGATTGCTGCCGACATGACCGGCAGCAGCAAGAATCCTGCCTACAGGTACGCCGAGCAGGCCAGGGTGCTGTCGCAGAGCATCATGCTCAATCAGTTGCGTTCGGGCGACACGCTGACCCTGCTGCGCATCTGCGAGGGCGTGCAGACGGTGGCCGACTTCAAATTCATGTCCAAGAACGGCGCGCGGATGGGCAAGGCCGACATCCTGCGCTACACCGGCGCGCTGACGCAGCCGTGCACGGGCCGGGGCAGCGCGATCACCGCCGGGCTGAGCAAGGCCAATGCGCTGCTGGCGCGGACGACGGGCGTGGGGGGCGTGGTGGTGCTGTTCAGCGACGGCGCGCTGCTGGACGATCCGGAGCGGGCCAAGCTGCCCACCATTTTTGACAAGCTGCTGGGCCGTAAAGACACCCGGCAACTGTTCTTCGCAGGCCTGAGTCCCGAAAAAGACAAGAATGGCGACTCCATCCGCGACGGCTTCGTAAAGGCGCTGGGCAAGGCGGGCGATGACGCGCGGGTGCTGATGGCCGGTGCCTTTGACCTGAACAACGTCTACCCCACCTTCGCCGACGCCGTGAAGAAAGCCCGGAGGTAA
- a CDS encoding transglycosylase domain-containing protein: MKQRLNFWRNPWPRTPFVRRPKSRWTLRRILRAGLAAVGVLTLGLMGLGMAGAWSSGAFARVWNLRSELRPIEVQDRRGEPLGVIDHCREGQTVNAVPCRESLSVPLTGVSPAFLLAYVAKEDVRFFSHVGVDLGRLPRALLSGAGGSTLTMQLLKNNVLAGHFDYDTNRRGLGLVMARKATEFVLAPLVTLRYGRPEVLAMSVNSLPWIGIGQRKGVYDAARAVFGVDPADLTLAQSAFLVGLLPAPGRYLVAADTPPETATARFRWMRSQQLLTLRILRSNGLISENDYLAAASTPLQPRLWRAEYAGSGGDLRIVSAARNPDYRNEPEPVWAMQELVRRELRAAGLNPSKVSRVVLTVDARAQAELSRRVVGEGATGPRPPGIAEGAAVVDVRGGGIIALASSTGGNQSSDAGRQWAAYAQRPVASTVKPLLYATAFGTGDGDLNQFSTFTDTATRYGSQAIRNSSGTFLGRAVTVREANARSLNTVAVQVGTGREAALRRVLEGVNYNEDSANRSSPALGTYRASPLTVAAAYGSFANGGTLCPPHLLAEVYGDGDKPLPLRRRECQPLWDPVVAYQTFDMLTGAVNDSAGHVPFLRPTLFQRLSGRAMPLGAKSGTTDDINDTWCAGVTPQYAMAVWIGDPDGRQSVPVGLYRDQAACREIGILRDLPHDIRTLDVPPGITRVGGVAVPIPGLNPRNPVPPG; encoded by the coding sequence ATGAAGCAGAGGCTGAATTTCTGGCGTAACCCCTGGCCGCGTACCCCCTTCGTGCGGCGTCCAAAGTCGCGCTGGACACTACGGCGCATCCTGCGGGCAGGACTCGCCGCCGTGGGTGTCCTGACGCTGGGCCTGATGGGGCTGGGGATGGCGGGCGCGTGGAGCAGCGGGGCCTTTGCGCGCGTGTGGAACCTGCGCTCGGAACTGCGGCCCATCGAGGTACAGGACCGCCGGGGGGAGCCGCTGGGCGTGATTGACCACTGCCGCGAGGGCCAGACGGTCAACGCCGTGCCCTGCCGCGAGTCGCTGAGCGTGCCGCTGACCGGCGTTTCGCCGGCGTTCTTACTGGCCTACGTGGCCAAGGAGGACGTGCGCTTCTTCTCGCACGTCGGGGTGGATCTGGGTCGCCTGCCACGCGCCCTCCTGAGCGGGGCGGGCGGCAGTACCCTGACCATGCAACTGCTGAAGAACAATGTGCTGGCCGGGCATTTTGATTACGACACCAACCGGCGCGGGCTGGGGCTGGTGATGGCCCGCAAGGCCACCGAATTTGTGCTGGCCCCCCTGGTCACGCTGCGCTACGGACGGCCCGAGGTGCTGGCGATGAGTGTGAACAGCCTGCCGTGGATCGGCATCGGCCAGCGCAAGGGCGTGTACGACGCGGCGCGGGCGGTGTTCGGCGTCGATCCGGCAGACCTCACCCTCGCCCAGAGCGCCTTTCTGGTGGGCCTGCTGCCTGCGCCGGGACGGTATCTGGTGGCGGCGGACACCCCGCCCGAGACCGCCACCGCCCGCTTTCGCTGGATGCGAAGCCAGCAACTGCTGACGCTGCGAATCCTGCGTTCCAACGGTCTGATTTCCGAGAATGACTACCTGGCGGCAGCCTCCACGCCGCTGCAACCCCGGCTGTGGCGCGCCGAGTACGCGGGCAGTGGCGGCGACTTGCGGATCGTGAGTGCCGCGCGCAATCCGGATTACCGCAACGAGCCCGAACCCGTATGGGCCATGCAGGAACTGGTGCGGCGCGAGCTGCGGGCGGCGGGCCTGAACCCCAGCAAAGTCAGCCGTGTGGTGCTGACGGTTGACGCGCGGGCGCAGGCCGAACTGTCGCGGCGCGTCGTGGGTGAGGGCGCGACTGGCCCCCGCCCCCCTGGCATTGCCGAGGGCGCGGCGGTGGTGGACGTGCGCGGCGGCGGCATCATCGCGCTGGCCAGCAGCACCGGCGGCAACCAGAGCAGCGACGCCGGGCGTCAGTGGGCGGCCTATGCCCAGAGACCTGTTGCCAGCACGGTCAAGCCGCTCCTCTACGCCACAGCCTTCGGCACCGGAGACGGGGACCTCAACCAGTTCAGCACCTTCACGGACACGGCCACCCGCTATGGCTCGCAGGCCATCCGCAACAGTTCCGGCACCTTCCTGGGCCGCGCCGTCACTGTGCGCGAGGCCAATGCCCGCAGCCTGAACACCGTGGCCGTGCAGGTGGGCACCGGGCGCGAGGCGGCGCTGCGCCGGGTGCTGGAAGGCGTGAATTACAACGAGGACAGCGCCAACCGCTCCAGCCCGGCGCTGGGGACGTACCGGGCCTCGCCGCTGACGGTGGCGGCGGCGTACGGCAGCTTCGCCAATGGCGGAACGCTGTGCCCGCCGCACCTACTGGCCGAGGTGTACGGAGATGGTGACAAACCGCTGCCCCTGCGCCGCCGCGAGTGCCAGCCGCTGTGGGACCCGGTGGTGGCCTATCAGACCTTCGACATGCTGACCGGCGCGGTGAACGATTCTGCCGGACACGTCCCGTTTCTGCGCCCCACCCTGTTCCAGCGCCTGAGCGGCCGGGCCATGCCGCTGGGCGCGAAGTCCGGCACCACCGACGACATCAACGACACGTGGTGCGCGGGCGTGACACCGCAGTACGCGATGGCGGTGTGGATCGGTGACCCGGATGGCCGTCAGAGCGTGCCGGTGGGCCTGTACCGCGATCAGGCCGCCTGCCGCGAGATTGGAATATTGCGCGACCTGCCGCACGACATTCGAACCCTGGACGTTCCGCCTGGAATTACCCGGGTGGGCGGCGTGGCGGTGCCGATTCCAGGGCTGAATCCCAGAAATCCGGTGCCGCCAGGGTGA
- a CDS encoding cysteine desulfurase-like protein, with amino-acid sequence MTTATPALAPRLREQFPPLSAGRAYLDNAAGGLLPLRAIEAITAHLMRYGATNAMPGHQPGADILALKQRARAATALFLNAQPEDVALAQSATALAFRLSAAFARLWGPGDEVIVSGLEHEANASPWRELERVGVTVKVWHARAPEMRLHADDLAELLSDRTRLVSVTAASNALGVTVDIPAVTAQVRAAGAWTVVDAVHAAPHTLPDVEAWGADFVMFSPYKVFGPHLGAIWVRPEHRPNLPWPKLSFVPDGDITGIEHGTPQFELLAGWLGTLDYLRELGGSAELTRAALVAAYARIAELEGPVAERLVSGLAGMDNVTLYGPQDMTGRVGTAAFRVDGETPEQTAARLTAAGVDAGAGHFYAVQPLKDLGLYPEGIVRVSIAHYTSMEDVERLLAGIGQV; translated from the coding sequence ATGACCACTGCGACACCGGCCCTGGCCCCCCGTCTCCGTGAACAGTTTCCCCCGCTCTCGGCGGGCCGGGCCTACCTGGACAACGCGGCTGGCGGATTGCTGCCCCTTCGCGCCATTGAGGCCATCACTGCCCACCTGATGCGCTACGGCGCGACGAACGCCATGCCGGGACACCAGCCGGGAGCCGACATTCTGGCCCTCAAGCAGCGTGCCCGCGCGGCCACTGCCTTGTTTCTGAACGCCCAGCCGGAAGACGTGGCGCTGGCGCAGAGTGCCACCGCGCTGGCCTTCCGCCTGTCCGCCGCCTTTGCCCGCCTGTGGGGGCCGGGCGACGAGGTGATCGTGTCGGGCCTGGAACACGAGGCCAACGCCAGCCCCTGGCGCGAGCTGGAGCGCGTGGGCGTGACCGTCAAGGTCTGGCACGCCCGAGCGCCGGAGATGCGCCTGCACGCCGACGATCTGGCCGAACTGCTCTCGGACAGGACGCGGCTGGTGTCGGTCACGGCGGCCAGCAACGCGCTGGGGGTCACCGTGGACATTCCCGCCGTGACCGCCCAGGTGCGGGCGGCAGGGGCGTGGACCGTGGTGGACGCCGTTCACGCCGCGCCGCACACCCTGCCGGACGTGGAAGCGTGGGGCGCGGACTTCGTGATGTTCAGCCCCTACAAGGTCTTCGGGCCGCACCTGGGGGCCATATGGGTCAGGCCCGAACATCGCCCCAACCTGCCCTGGCCCAAACTGAGTTTTGTGCCGGACGGCGACATCACCGGCATCGAGCACGGCACGCCGCAGTTCGAGCTGCTGGCCGGCTGGCTGGGCACGCTGGACTACCTGCGCGAACTGGGCGGCTCGGCGGAACTGACGCGGGCCGCGCTGGTGGCCGCCTACGCCCGCATTGCCGAACTGGAAGGCCCGGTGGCCGAACGGCTAGTTTCTGGGCTGGCCGGGATGGACAACGTTACTCTGTACGGCCCGCAGGACATGACTGGCCGGGTGGGCACGGCGGCGTTCCGCGTGGACGGCGAGACCCCTGAGCAGACCGCCGCCCGCCTGACCGCCGCCGGGGTGGACGCGGGGGCAGGCCACTTTTACGCCGTGCAACCCCTCAAGGATCTGGGGCTGTACCCCGAAGGCATCGTGCGCGTCAGCATCGCGCACTACACGAGCATGGAGGATGTGGAGCGGTTGCTGGCTGGGATTGGGCAGGTCTAG
- the pyrF gene encoding orotidine-5'-phosphate decarboxylase has translation MPTSAQPSFAQAVTERTRRLNTRLCVGLDPRRDAYRDAAHLKSHTLAVLEACAPYAACVKPQLAFYEALGLEGFAILEEVCAAARTLGLPVLLDAKRGDIGSTAQAYAGAWLSGRHAGAALTVNPFLGFETLTPFVDTARENGGAVFVLVKTSNPGQADLQGSGVSERVAVEINRLNAGTPEGQYGTVGAVVGATHASDLATFRALMPRALLLLPGLGAQGGAAADLQGAFHADGTGALASASRGVQYADGLGVAASVEAAKGFRDELNGMLGA, from the coding sequence ATGCCCACCTCTGCCCAGCCCAGCTTCGCCCAGGCCGTGACCGAGCGCACCCGCCGCCTGAACACCCGCCTGTGCGTGGGCCTCGATCCGCGCCGGGACGCCTACCGCGACGCCGCGCACCTGAAAAGCCACACGCTGGCGGTGCTGGAGGCGTGCGCCCCCTACGCCGCCTGCGTCAAGCCGCAACTGGCCTTTTACGAGGCGCTGGGCCTGGAGGGCTTCGCCATTCTGGAAGAGGTGTGTGCCGCCGCCCGCACGCTGGGTCTGCCGGTACTGCTGGATGCCAAACGCGGCGACATCGGCAGCACCGCGCAGGCCTACGCGGGGGCGTGGCTGAGCGGGCGGCACGCGGGCGCAGCGCTAACGGTCAATCCGTTTCTGGGCTTCGAGACGCTCACCCCCTTCGTGGACACGGCGCGCGAGAACGGCGGCGCGGTGTTCGTGCTGGTGAAAACCAGCAACCCCGGTCAGGCCGACCTGCAGGGCAGCGGCGTCAGTGAGCGGGTGGCCGTGGAGATCAACCGCCTGAACGCCGGAACACCCGAGGGCCAGTACGGCACGGTGGGCGCGGTGGTGGGCGCGACGCACGCTTCAGACCTCGCCACCTTCCGGGCGCTGATGCCACGGGCGCTGCTACTGCTGCCGGGTCTGGGCGCGCAGGGTGGGGCCGCCGCCGACTTGCAGGGCGCCTTCCACGCGGACGGCACGGGTGCCCTGGCCAGCGCCAGCCGGGGCGTGCAGTACGCGGACGGGCTGGGCGTGGCGGCGAGTGTGGAGGCGGCGAAGGGATTTAGAGATGAGCTGAACGGGATGCTGGGAGCCTGA
- a CDS encoding 3-keto-5-aminohexanoate cleavage protein: protein MLKAALNGNRSPDEHPGVPVTPEQLAQAARGAVEAGADALHLHPRNAAGAESLDAGDVARALEAVREACPGVPVGLSSGWWILPDAEARLAAVRAWMAVPDFVSVNWHEDGAPDLAELLLERGIGVEAGLWTADAVRAFLRWRRHEEVLRVLVEMPDQPIRTYKAELKEMFALLDAAGLDRPVVLHGLGESAWPLLREAARRGLGARIGLEDTLLLPGDFDGATDNAELVRVAREMLE, encoded by the coding sequence GTGTTGAAAGCGGCCCTGAACGGCAACCGAAGCCCCGACGAGCATCCAGGCGTGCCTGTCACGCCCGAGCAACTGGCCCAGGCGGCGCGTGGGGCGGTGGAAGCGGGCGCGGACGCCCTGCACCTTCACCCAAGAAATGCGGCGGGAGCCGAGAGCCTGGACGCCGGGGACGTGGCGCGGGCGCTGGAGGCGGTGCGCGAGGCATGTCCCGGCGTCCCCGTGGGCCTGTCCAGCGGCTGGTGGATTCTGCCGGACGCGGAAGCGAGACTGGCCGCCGTGCGCGCCTGGATGGCGGTGCCCGATTTCGTGTCGGTCAACTGGCACGAGGACGGGGCACCTGACCTGGCTGAACTGTTGCTGGAACGCGGCATCGGCGTGGAGGCCGGGCTGTGGACGGCGGACGCGGTGCGGGCCTTCCTGAGGTGGCGGCGCCATGAGGAGGTGCTGCGCGTGCTGGTCGAGATGCCCGATCAGCCGATCCGAACGTACAAGGCCGAGTTGAAGGAAATGTTCGCCCTGCTGGACGCGGCCGGACTGGACCGGCCAGTGGTGCTGCACGGCCTGGGCGAGAGCGCGTGGCCGCTGCTGCGCGAGGCGGCGCGGCGCGGCCTGGGGGCCCGCATCGGCCTGGAAGACACCCTGCTGCTGCCCGGCGACTTTGACGGGGCCACCGACAACGCCGAACTGGTGCGGGTGGCGCGGGAGATGCTGGAGTGA
- a CDS encoding DUF1028 domain-containing protein yields the protein MTFSIVGRDAATGDIGVAVASKFLAVGALVPFVRAGVGAVATQSYVNPSFGPDGLRLLAEGLSPQEVGARFQAEDADIAQRQFGIVAADGRSVIFSGSGCHAWAGGIAAADVAIQGNILTGPEVVEAMHEIWQSTAGQPLPRRLLAALRAGDDAGGDRRGRQSATLLCAGPGRGYGGLTDDWVNLRADDHADPCTELERLLDTFDLLFGRPTETRELNEGELKWLRALLIRQGHAASLPAGPWDADTEAAAWALYGTENLEERWVGGGHFDPAALAYLRGHFGDHPGH from the coding sequence ATGACCTTTTCCATCGTGGGGCGCGACGCGGCAACAGGGGACATCGGGGTGGCGGTGGCCAGCAAGTTTCTGGCGGTGGGGGCGCTGGTGCCCTTCGTGCGTGCGGGCGTGGGCGCGGTCGCCACCCAGAGCTACGTGAATCCCAGCTTCGGCCCCGACGGGCTGCGTCTGCTCGCAGAGGGCCTGTCGCCGCAGGAGGTGGGCGCCCGCTTTCAGGCCGAGGACGCCGACATCGCCCAGCGCCAGTTCGGCATCGTGGCGGCGGACGGCAGAAGCGTGATCTTCAGCGGCTCCGGCTGCCACGCCTGGGCGGGCGGAATCGCGGCGGCCGACGTGGCAATTCAGGGCAACATCCTGACCGGACCGGAGGTGGTGGAGGCCATGCACGAGATCTGGCAGTCGACGGCGGGTCAGCCGCTGCCGCGCCGCCTGCTGGCCGCATTGCGGGCCGGGGACGACGCGGGCGGCGACAGGCGGGGCCGCCAGTCCGCCACGCTGCTGTGTGCCGGGCCGGGCCGGGGCTATGGGGGCCTGACCGACGACTGGGTCAACCTGCGCGCCGACGATCACGCTGATCCCTGCACCGAGCTGGAGCGGCTGCTGGACACCTTCGATCTGCTGTTCGGCAGGCCCACGGAGACGCGTGAGCTGAACGAGGGCGAGCTGAAGTGGCTGCGCGCCCTGCTGATCCGCCAGGGCCACGCCGCTTCGCTGCCCGCTGGCCCCTGGGACGCCGACACCGAGGCCGCCGCGTGGGCGCTGTACGGCACCGAGAATCTGGAAGAACGGTGGGTGGGTGGCGGCCACTTCGATCCGGCGGCGCTGGCGTACCTGCGGGGCCACTTCGGAGATCACCCCGGACATTGA
- a CDS encoding Rrf2 family transcriptional regulator: protein MRLSATDVYAFQALGFLGTQDAGRWVSSEEISEATGVHRPYLVRILAVLGNKGVVKSKKGIGGGYALARKPGLISLCEVVRAVDGPVAPLSCISLNWHEPCPEEGRCHARATIYTRMRDAMLGVLQEFSVADLVTDARQGVSYGHCLGHLLKPGA, encoded by the coding sequence ATGCGCCTTTCGGCCACCGATGTGTACGCCTTTCAGGCCCTGGGTTTCCTGGGGACGCAGGACGCCGGACGCTGGGTGTCCAGCGAGGAGATCAGCGAGGCCACCGGCGTTCACCGCCCGTATCTGGTCCGGATTCTGGCGGTGCTGGGCAACAAGGGGGTGGTGAAGAGCAAGAAGGGCATCGGCGGCGGCTACGCGCTGGCCCGCAAGCCGGGGCTGATCAGCCTGTGCGAGGTCGTGCGCGCCGTCGACGGCCCGGTGGCACCTCTGTCGTGCATCAGCCTGAACTGGCACGAGCCCTGCCCCGAGGAGGGCCGCTGTCATGCCCGCGCCACCATCTACACCCGCATGCGTGACGCCATGCTGGGCGTGTTGCAGGAGTTCAGCGTGGCCGATCTGGTGACCGACGCACGCCAGGGCGTGAGCTACGGCCACTGCCTGGGGCATCTGCTCAAGCCCGGCGCGTAG
- a CDS encoding N-acetylmuramoyl-L-alanine amidase family protein, with protein sequence MLRLRDARPLRFLLRVVALLWTLALLSHAAAAPRVGAHDGFTRLVFDLPGNSSSKVTAAGRSVTVRLNVKLKTEQGALKAAGVTAYAVSGGTVTVTLAGTSSAGKTRVSVLPSSGAAAARLVIDVPTSASAQASIRPAATPIRPASVSAAVTRPRVVLDAGHGGGDPGMTSQWVMEKAVTLDVALRTRAELVKHGVDVVMVRTSDTALSADKRTDLDARSRLATTGQVSAYISIHVNAGGPSAQGIETYYFGQPLAGSDRSRAVQENGGGSVGQELTRKAANSAQGLLGDIVAQAKLSFSRQLAQTVQARLLQYTGAVNRGVQTDAFYVIRNPTTPAILTEIGFGSNPGEGARLATPAYREKIAQGLARAILDFLHTQ encoded by the coding sequence GTGCTGCGCCTCCGCGACGCGCGTCCCCTCCGTTTTCTGCTTCGTGTCGTGGCCCTGCTGTGGACGCTGGCGCTCCTCTCCCACGCCGCCGCCGCCCCGCGTGTGGGGGCGCACGACGGCTTCACGCGGCTGGTGTTTGACCTGCCGGGCAACTCCAGTTCCAAAGTCACGGCGGCGGGCCGCAGCGTGACCGTTAGGCTGAATGTCAAGCTCAAAACCGAGCAGGGTGCCTTGAAGGCGGCGGGCGTCACGGCCTACGCGGTATCGGGGGGAACGGTCACGGTCACGCTGGCGGGGACCAGCAGCGCCGGGAAGACCAGAGTCAGCGTGCTGCCCAGCAGCGGGGCAGCGGCGGCCCGGCTGGTGATCGACGTGCCGACCTCGGCCTCCGCGCAGGCGTCGATCAGGCCGGCAGCCACCCCAATTCGCCCTGCGTCGGTGTCCGCCGCCGTGACCCGCCCGCGCGTGGTGCTGGACGCCGGGCATGGCGGCGGCGATCCGGGCATGACCAGCCAGTGGGTCATGGAGAAGGCCGTGACGCTGGACGTGGCGCTGCGGACCCGCGCCGAACTGGTCAAACACGGCGTGGACGTGGTGATGGTCCGTACCTCTGATACAGCCCTCAGCGCCGACAAGCGCACGGATCTGGACGCCCGCTCACGGCTGGCAACCACCGGTCAGGTCAGCGCATACATCAGCATTCACGTCAACGCGGGCGGACCGTCGGCGCAGGGCATCGAGACGTATTACTTTGGGCAGCCGCTGGCGGGCAGTGACCGCAGCCGCGCCGTGCAGGAAAACGGCGGCGGCAGCGTGGGACAGGAGCTGACCCGCAAGGCCGCCAACAGCGCCCAGGGCCTGCTGGGCGACATCGTGGCGCAGGCCAAGCTGTCGTTCTCACGTCAGCTGGCTCAGACGGTGCAGGCGCGGCTGCTGCAGTACACCGGGGCCGTCAACCGGGGCGTGCAGACCGACGCTTTCTACGTGATCCGCAACCCCACCACCCCCGCCATCCTCACCGAGATCGGCTTCGGCAGCAACCCTGGCGAGGGTGCCCGGCTGGCCACCCCCGCCTACCGCGAGAAGATCGCGCAGGGGCTGGCGCGGGCCATTCTGGATTTCCTGCACACGCAGTAG